In Plasmodium coatneyi strain Hackeri chromosome 8, complete sequence, the genomic stretch CCCGTAGAGACAGAAACGACAGGAGGAAAACATACCCATCACcctccttcacattttttataattaccTCTTCGCCTAAGAAACGGATGCTGTTCCTATTCTTCGTGTCCACAATTtctttgaaaaaggaaattacaaaattgtaaaatctGTGGTAGCTTATGGTGATGTTTTCCCTGAATCGCAGGTTGATTAGTGGCATGGTTACTTGGTCTTCATCCTTAACGTAGTTGCGCGTACCTCTGGAGGTGCTTTGCTGACTCTTCTGCTTCGCGTCGACGCACGCGGTGGAAGCGTCAATTGATGCACCTTTTGAGAGGTTAAGAGGCCCACCCTCCTGCTGCTCTTCCTCCCCGTCGTGCTGAAAAAGACCTTCTCCGGTTTCTGGACATCCTTGTCCTTCTACCTGTGGCCCGCATGAACTTTCCCCCGCAGGGTTCATCCAGTCGGTGTACACCTTTGCGAGCTTTTTACTTACACATGTGAGGGGGCTTCCTTGGGGTGAACTACActcttctgcttcctctggagcgtcccccttttgtgaCATTTCTTCGTACTTCCTTTTGCCTAGTTGAGTGATAGGGCCAACGGGGGGTATTCCCTCCTCGTACTCATTGATCAGGGTGTCCTCACTGTTCAGGTCACCTCGCGGAAAGCCAACCCCCCCGATGAGCACATTATGGCCAGGTTCAGTGTTGCCCATACCGAAGAGGCTATCCGAGGTGAAGCACCTCTCCCCGCGGTTAATCGTGACGGGGAAATACCTCCCCCGCAGCACTCGCAGGAGCTCCCGTCTggggaggaacaaaaggTAGGGCTTCTCACGAATGGTAAAGTACACAACATAAGCTGAGAAAGAAACGGTGTAGTTTCGATCCCGGGATGCCAGTTTAGTGGTGTCACTCCGGTAGAGACCACTCACCTTGTTGGTAGACAAAAGGgatttcttctccttttgctCATTTAAGTTACGAAGAATATCGGCATAGAGAGAATCCTGTACATAGACGTGTTTCATATTACCcttggaaaaattgaactCGCAATGCTGACCCATGGATGGACACAAGGAGTTAATTAAATAGTGAGAAGATATATGCTTGGATAATTTTTCCAtgccgtttttttctccatgaACAAAAAGGACATTTTGCGGGAGCACGTGTCTTATGAGTTGTTGAATACCATTGGAATCGGCGTgtgcagaaaaggaaaggtaaATTATTCTGCAGGCAACATTCAAATAGGTGCTTCCATCAAAcgatattttcctttcccccatAATTAACTTGTGACCCACAGTACCTTGAACACAGTACCCTGGAAGGACAATTAAATTATTACTTGACCCTGCCCATGCTTTAAAAGCCTTTAGAGATAACCCAGTGTGTAGCATCCCCGGAGTGGCAAACAGAACCATCGGCCGATTCTCACCCAAGTAGTTGttcacaaatggggaaatattAGCAAAGTCGAAGAGGTTCTTTTTATCCGTAGAAATACAACTACTATTCACCCAGGAGGAATAAATCCGATAATACttatttgcattttctgTTAATCCACACCCAAAATAGATAgggtaatttattttcatttttctccagTAGGAGTCTAACAGAATAGACAATTCTTGTGCTCTTCCGATGGCAAAGACGGGGATGAGtaccttccctcctttgtgCACACATTCATGTACTAAGTTACACAGGTCCAATTCAGATGCCTTTCTCGTTGGTCTGACATAGGTGGCATACGTAGACTCAGAAATGAAAATCTCCGGATTAAGCGAAGGAATTTTAGTGCTCCCAAGATGCTTATCTGGAACGGTGTTATAATCCCCTGTATAAATAACGCTAAAGTTGTTGACCTCTATTTTGAATATACATGCACCTAGCACATGGCCCGCATAGTACGGAGTGATAGACATATTTCCCATTTCGTATGTCTCATTTATTTGTAACCCTACGACTTTACCTATGCAGGAATAAATATGCTCTTCACTAATATTCCATGGGTCCTTCTTCAAGCTACTAATGTTGTAATTTAGGAGTTCATCCGATTTTTCGTTTAACAGTTTGATTTGCCTCtcaaagttttttttttcccattttaagtCTGCTACTCGACATCCATCCAGTAATAATATTGGACTCAGTGCCTTCGTTGGATAGCTCATTATTATGGTGCCCctatattttaatatttctgtGAAGAAGGGCAATGCTCCTATGTGATCCATGTGAAAATGACTTATTATTACACAGTcaattatttcatttattctactcaatttttgtattaacttttccttttccgaGATGCTGCTATTCACTATAGTTATATTCACCTCCGTGTTCAGATGGTGTTCATACATATTCCCTTCGCCCATccccttttctctttccatTTCAGAGCTGTCATTGTTCACCAGTATGTTGAAATTGGGATACTTCCTTTCGTCCTTATACCCGAGGTGTGAACCGCAGTCGAACATCACTCGCCGGTTCTCCAGCTCCACGATTACGCAGGAACGGCCTACCGTTTGTCCAGCCCCCAACACGCGGATCACAATTTTCGTGCGGTTGTAGTGCTGCATTGGGTGTGTTACGTATTAGGCGGGAGGGacagaggaaggagggaagaaagagaGTACCCGGGTTTTTCTGGAGTAGGCCCAATTTGAgggtccccctttttatgggttttttttccctaaaacAGCGCTAGCCACTTCACAGCATACCGCCacaggtgtgtgtgtgtgtgggaaTTGTTTCTCTCATGAAGCGCGTTTATAAAtagccacttttttttccgtcaaGTCAGCGCTGATGTGCATCCCTTAGGGGGGGTACAGTTGGTTAAACCCCGTTGGAGGAAGTACCCACTAATGAACCAACCTTGTGAGTGTTTCCCTCCCTTTACAAGGGGAGCACTACTGTGTGCGAGCTTTTACCAAAGAATAGCATACCCCCGCAACACACGTGAACAATCCTTTTTTGCGAAAGTGCAGAAAAACACGGGCGCTTGAAACGCGGGGTTCCACTCCCAAATGAGAGAATATATTCCTtccaaatgaaaaggaacctcaacaaaaaaaggatgcaaaacggaagggaaaatatattttgaagGACTTCTTTTCACACTTTGAAGTGTTCCCTGTTTTTCCTAGCGCAGCGCGGCAATATTTTGGGGGAGCCTCTTTTCCCGCGTGTAAGGGAGGAGTTCCATTAGGGGAACcgatacgaaaaaaaaaaagaaatgtgccATACTTGGCTGCCAtgttgttatatatatattttttaatttcgtcCCGACATTTTAGCTGCCGTAGAGGTGCGGGTCCAACAGCcgtgttttttccctcttatCCGTTTAGCATGCATTTGGCTAGTGCACTTCCTACAATTCTGATGTTCCTCTGTTGGCTATCCATCGTGCATGGCCAGGAGGTTAGCTAGTTCGCCCACTGTTTACTGAAGTGTGAAAGTAGAAAATGATAATGGCAGACCCCCCGTTAAGCATTGTGCCATGCAGATACGCACATCCTTACATCTACATAACGCGTATGTTGCATGCTTCTTAGAAAGAACTTTCACTAGTTGACTCCTTCAGTGCGAAGATGAGCAGACCTCCCCTAatgttttttgtttctgttgtttttttccttccccgtaTGTGTTTGTTATTCTATTACCATTCCGCTgtatttctctccttttaCTTTCGCGTGTGAGCCTAACATGAGAAAGCTACTTTTGCGGGCTCTATGCATCTACTGGGTAGGCACAGAATGCTTGCGCATTAGTAACTGTCTGTCGGATGGTTTATCCATGGGCCAACTCAAAGCTAAGGAGGTGCGTTCCTTCTATCTTCGCTCAAGGCCCCTCCTAAAAGGAAGCAAGGGACGAACCCAAAGGACCAGTACCTacaggataaaaaaattggattCTCAATGTGAATACCCAAATAAGGGGGTGGAAAATTGCTCACCCAATGACAACGACGTGGGCGCGAAGGAGGGACCGGTGAGTTATTCGCAGGGCAGTTCTCAGGGTAGTTTGCAGGACAGCTGGCGCCCTTCTTCGGAGAGTAATTCGCTGCGTGATCCGTGCCCTAAACCGCGGAATGGCGAAgcga encodes the following:
- a CDS encoding RNA-metabolising metallo-beta-lactamase encodes the protein MQHYNRTKIVIRVLGAGQTVGRSCVIVELENRRVMFDCGSHLGYKDERKYPNFNILVNNDSSEMEREKGMGEGNMYEHHLNTEVNITIVNSSISEKEKLIQKLSRINEIIDCVIISHFHMDHIGALPFFTEILKYRGTIIMSYPTKALSPILLLDGCRVADLKWEKKNFERQIKLLNEKSDELLNYNISSLKKDPWNISEEHIYSCIGKVVGLQINETYEMGNMSITPYYAGHVLGACIFKIEVNNFSVIYTGDYNTVPDKHLGSTKIPSLNPEIFISESTYATYVRPTRKASELDLCNLVHECVHKGGKVLIPVFAIGRAQELSILLDSYWRKMKINYPIYFGCGLTENANKYYRIYSSWVNSSCISTDKKNLFDFANISPFVNNYLGENRPMVLFATPGMLHTGLSLKAFKAWAGSSNNLIVLPGYCVQGTVGHKLIMGERKISFDGSTYLNVACRIIYLSFSAHADSNGIQQLIRHVLPQNVLFVHGEKNGMEKLSKHISSHYLINSLCPSMGQHCEFNFSKGNMKHVYVQDSLYADILRNLNEQKEKKSLLSTNKVSGLYRSDTTKLASRDRNYTVSFSAYVVYFTIREKPYLLFLPRRELLRVLRGRYFPVTINRGERCFTSDSLFGMGNTEPGHNVLIGGVGFPRGDLNSEDTLINEYEEGIPPVGPITQLGKRKYEEMSQKGDAPEEAEECSSPQGSPLTCVSKKLAKVYTDWMNPAGESSCGPQVEGQGCPETGEGLFQHDGEEEQQEGGPLNLSKGASIDASTACVDAKQKSQQSTSRGTRNYVKDEDQVTMPLINLRFRENITISYHRFYNFVISFFKEIVDTKNRNSIRFLGEEVIIKNVKEGDGYVFLLSFLSLRAIHDGGNNLLVQWSYVDDAPESAIQKFISAIREYAAEGGIEPS